The Lacipirellula parvula genome window below encodes:
- a CDS encoding TIGR03032 family protein, which yields MPMTSPEASVSASTNVSPPANEAPPLRSIHTDNFPAILQELDASLLVTTYQAGKLVMLRPHGGQLNTHFRSFSKPMGLAAEGDRLAIGTSVEIWEYHNAPAVARQLEPTETHDACFLPRSSVCTGDIQIHEMAWGHARDGELGTGTERDPELWFVNTRFSCLCTRSRDHSFVPRWKPPFISALAPEDRCHLNGLCVAEGRPTFVTALGATDTPAGWRVDKKSGGVVLEVSSGETIASGLSMPHSPRWYDGRLWVLESGRGSIGWIDPATGQYEPLAELPGFTRGLDFCGPLAFIGLSQVRESAVFSGIPIAERPLEERCCGVWVVNIHTGQTIARVKFEDAVQEIFAVSVLPGVRRPDVINDEPSLIADSFVVPDEALDQVPGPLRHAARQN from the coding sequence ATGCCGATGACATCGCCCGAAGCCTCGGTGAGCGCGTCCACGAACGTGAGCCCTCCCGCGAATGAAGCGCCGCCGCTGCGTAGCATTCACACCGACAACTTTCCAGCTATCTTGCAGGAACTAGACGCTTCACTACTCGTTACCACTTACCAAGCCGGCAAGCTGGTAATGCTCCGTCCGCACGGCGGACAACTCAACACGCACTTCCGCAGCTTCAGCAAACCAATGGGCCTCGCTGCTGAGGGTGATCGGCTCGCCATCGGCACGAGCGTGGAGATTTGGGAATATCACAACGCGCCGGCCGTGGCTCGGCAATTGGAGCCTACCGAGACACACGACGCCTGCTTCCTGCCGCGCTCGTCGGTCTGCACCGGCGACATTCAAATCCACGAGATGGCCTGGGGCCACGCCCGCGACGGGGAATTGGGAACTGGGACGGAGCGCGACCCTGAATTGTGGTTTGTGAACACGCGTTTCTCTTGCCTGTGCACGCGGAGCAGGGATCACAGCTTTGTGCCACGCTGGAAGCCTCCGTTTATTTCGGCGCTCGCGCCTGAAGATCGCTGCCATCTGAACGGACTCTGCGTCGCGGAAGGTCGTCCCACGTTCGTCACGGCGCTCGGCGCGACCGATACGCCCGCCGGCTGGCGAGTAGACAAAAAGAGCGGCGGCGTCGTGCTCGAGGTTTCGTCAGGAGAAACGATCGCCTCGGGCCTGTCGATGCCGCACTCGCCGCGCTGGTACGACGGCCGCCTGTGGGTGCTTGAATCGGGGCGCGGCAGCATCGGTTGGATCGATCCTGCTACAGGCCAATACGAGCCGCTTGCCGAGTTGCCCGGATTTACGCGTGGACTCGACTTCTGCGGGCCGCTGGCTTTCATCGGCTTATCGCAGGTGCGGGAAAGTGCCGTCTTCAGCGGCATTCCAATCGCCGAACGGCCATTAGAAGAACGCTGCTGCGGCGTCTGGGTGGTGAACATCCACACGGGGCAAACGATCGCCCGCGTGAAATTTGAAGATGCAGTCCAAGAAATTTTCGCTGTGAGCGTGTTGCCAGGCGTGCGGCGACCCGACGTGATCAACGACGAGCCGAGCCTAATCGCCGATTCGTTTGTCGTGCCAGATGAGGCGTTAGACCAGGTGCCCGGTCCGCTGCGCCATGCGGCCAGACAGAACTAA